The Salegentibacter mishustinae genome includes a window with the following:
- a CDS encoding single-stranded DNA-binding protein: MSTLRNKVQLIGNVGQTPEIRNLESGKKVASFSIATNEFYKNSKGEKVQDTQWHNVVTWGKQAELIEKYVDKGKEVAIRGKLTSRSYETQSGEKRYVTEILVNEILFLGNKENADQ, encoded by the coding sequence ATGAGTACGCTTAGAAACAAAGTTCAGTTAATCGGAAATGTGGGACAAACCCCGGAAATCAGAAATCTTGAAAGTGGTAAAAAAGTAGCCAGCTTTTCAATTGCAACCAATGAATTCTATAAAAATTCAAAAGGAGAAAAAGTACAGGATACGCAATGGCACAATGTTGTGACATGGGGAAAACAGGCGGAGCTTATCGAGAAATATGTTGATAAAGGTAAAGAAGTGGCCATCCGTGGCAAACTAACTTCCAGGTCCTATGAAACCCAAAGCGGGGAGAAACGATATGTTACCGAAATTTTGGTGAATGAAATCCTATTCCTTGGAAACAAGGAAAACGCAGACCAGTAA
- a CDS encoding ArsR/SmtB family transcription factor, whose product MSLEITCTRNEADHKQILRCKNTIDKSSSSFQTMSKILTLAGNEVRLKILFLLDMENELCPCDIADILEMSVPAVSQHIRKIKDAGIISSRREGQTLFYSLNDGGEKILSYIFQGIKQSKIAV is encoded by the coding sequence ATGAGTTTAGAAATAACCTGTACCAGAAATGAAGCTGATCATAAGCAAATATTACGCTGTAAGAACACTATTGACAAATCTTCTTCCAGCTTTCAAACAATGAGTAAAATTTTAACGCTTGCGGGAAATGAGGTACGTTTAAAAATCCTTTTCCTGTTAGATATGGAAAATGAACTTTGTCCTTGTGATATCGCTGATATTTTGGAAATGAGCGTGCCGGCAGTTTCCCAGCATATCCGGAAAATCAAAGATGCCGGTATCATTTCGTCACGACGGGAAGGTCAAACCCTATTTTATTCTTTAAACGATGGAGGGGAAAAAATCCTTTCTTATATATTTCAAGGAATAAAACAATCTAAAATAGCCGTTTAA
- a CDS encoding BfmA/BtgA family mobilization protein — MDSFIGIRFKKETAKRFQEFSRTHFKSHTEALETMLEFFFYNEISPHEKLGPTGRTIEASFKKRINAVIAIMRDMEKTQTKPTAAMIASLFQTEAPPKKPLILEKKILREKKDGIPKQEQDGRGEKNFSDNNL, encoded by the coding sequence ATGGACTCATTTATTGGCATCAGGTTTAAAAAAGAAACAGCAAAACGTTTCCAGGAATTTTCAAGAACACACTTCAAATCACACACCGAAGCCCTGGAAACAATGCTGGAGTTTTTTTTCTATAATGAAATTTCCCCCCACGAAAAATTAGGGCCAACCGGCAGGACTATCGAAGCTTCTTTTAAGAAACGTATCAATGCGGTTATTGCCATTATGCGTGATATGGAAAAAACCCAAACCAAACCTACCGCGGCGATGATCGCCTCACTTTTCCAAACCGAAGCACCTCCAAAGAAACCCCTCATCCTGGAAAAGAAAATCCTCCGGGAGAAAAAAGATGGTATTCCCAAACAGGAACAAGATGGTAGGGGTGAAAAGAATTTTTCTGATAATAACCTTTAA
- a CDS encoding JAB domain-containing protein gives MKTKVSEIKIAYRSRVKLSEAPKIKSSATAADVLYSNWDKDEIEVSESFKLLLLNNNNRVKGIFEVSRGGITYTLVDLRLIFGVILKSLSTAVILCHNHPSGTLLPSNPDKDLTRKIKNAAGLFDIKVLDHLILTPGGDYYSFADNGML, from the coding sequence ATGAAAACCAAAGTTAGTGAAATAAAAATAGCCTATCGCAGCAGGGTAAAACTTAGTGAAGCACCAAAAATAAAATCTTCCGCTACCGCTGCCGATGTCCTTTATTCCAATTGGGATAAAGATGAAATAGAAGTGAGCGAGAGTTTTAAACTCCTTCTGCTCAACAACAATAACCGTGTAAAAGGGATTTTTGAAGTGTCCAGAGGCGGGATTACCTATACCCTTGTGGATCTGCGCCTTATTTTCGGAGTTATCCTAAAGAGCCTTAGTACAGCGGTTATCCTTTGCCATAATCACCCCTCGGGAACGCTACTACCAAGTAACCCCGACAAAGACCTTACCCGTAAAATTAAAAATGCCGCTGGGTTATTTGATATCAAAGTGTTGGATCATTTGATTTTAACGCCCGGTGGAGATTACTATAGTTTTGCCGATAATGGCATGCTTTAA
- a CDS encoding DUF1440 domain-containing protein — MKISNILFAFAGSMGSGYLATKVMEKVSMKLFELGPQKDQEKEEEVRPGPPFKIAAKKTLKNLGFELNEDQEKMMGQVFHFGLGMGWAGLYPILKYTNSFSTTSNGLITGASLSLIVDEGITPALGFSAPNKKYPTSTHIRGFLAHLVYGVAVAVIYEGISGIVSKIDERR, encoded by the coding sequence ATGAAAATATCTAATATTTTATTTGCATTCGCAGGCAGTATGGGAAGTGGGTATTTAGCCACTAAAGTGATGGAGAAAGTGTCCATGAAGCTGTTTGAGTTAGGACCTCAAAAAGATCAAGAGAAAGAAGAAGAGGTAAGGCCAGGTCCTCCCTTTAAAATCGCGGCAAAAAAAACTCTTAAAAATTTGGGATTTGAATTAAATGAGGATCAGGAAAAAATGATGGGACAGGTTTTCCATTTTGGTCTGGGTATGGGATGGGCAGGTCTATATCCTATTTTAAAATACACCAATTCCTTCTCGACTACTTCTAATGGCTTGATTACGGGTGCTTCCCTTTCTCTAATTGTAGATGAAGGGATTACCCCTGCACTAGGTTTTAGTGCTCCAAACAAAAAATATCCTACATCTACCCATATACGCGGTTTTCTTGCACATTTGGTTTATGGTGTGGCAGTGGCGGTGATTTATGAGGGGATTTCCGGTATAGTGAGTAAAATTGATGAAAGGAGATAA